One genomic window of Paraburkholderia phytofirmans PsJN includes the following:
- a CDS encoding MFS transporter has protein sequence MADPHAPALERRSSSVLPAQASPCDALVIRAQPLSSVHPCRRKKLALAATILGSSMAFIDGSVVNVALPSIQSELGASVAAIQWVVDAYLLFLGALVLVGGSLGDKLGRRTVFIAGIGLFTLASIGCGLAPGAAALIAARAVQGVGAALLVPSSLSIIGAVFDDKERGQAIGTWAGVGAITSALGPVAGGWLVDAFSWPAIFFLNVPIACATVALAVMAVPDSRQDDEGNSSTLAGGTTGHAAARLDWPGAATATAGLAALTYGLTLASARGFGNRWVLASILGGLLVLIAFVALEARTRNPMMPLDVFRSRDFVGANLVTLLLYFGLGGALFFLPFTLIRAYGYSATQAGAALLPVPVTIGLLSRFTGGLTSRYGARALLTAGPVVAAAGFAMLALPWVRGDYWRGFLPALTVLGLGMTVTVAPLTTTVMTSVSAARTGVASGINNAVARVASLLAIAVLGIVFVWSHDAALHARLDALHVPQAARDAASLAQIGMDTGSASPATGTSASKAKTGAADLTAAHTESDAAPTNVDTARAQPEMTRAQADALGAALRAVALVSALCALAGAALAFLTIRSQPPV, from the coding sequence TTGGCCGACCCGCACGCACCGGCGCTCGAGCGCCGTTCCTCGTCCGTTCTGCCCGCTCAGGCCAGCCCGTGCGATGCGCTCGTCATCCGCGCGCAGCCTCTCAGTTCCGTCCACCCGTGCCGGCGTAAAAAACTCGCGCTGGCCGCGACCATCCTCGGTTCGAGCATGGCCTTCATCGACGGCTCCGTGGTCAATGTCGCCTTGCCGTCTATCCAGAGCGAACTGGGCGCGAGCGTGGCGGCGATCCAGTGGGTCGTGGACGCCTATCTGCTGTTTCTCGGCGCGCTCGTGCTGGTGGGCGGCTCGCTCGGCGACAAGCTCGGCCGGCGCACGGTGTTCATCGCGGGAATCGGGCTGTTCACGCTGGCCTCGATCGGCTGCGGCCTCGCGCCGGGGGCCGCCGCCCTGATTGCGGCGCGCGCCGTGCAAGGCGTGGGCGCGGCGCTGCTGGTGCCGAGCAGCCTGTCGATCATCGGCGCGGTGTTCGACGACAAGGAGCGCGGCCAGGCGATCGGCACCTGGGCCGGCGTCGGCGCGATCACCTCGGCGCTCGGGCCGGTCGCGGGCGGCTGGCTCGTCGATGCGTTTTCGTGGCCAGCCATCTTCTTCCTGAACGTGCCGATTGCGTGTGCGACGGTGGCGCTGGCGGTCATGGCCGTGCCGGATAGCCGGCAGGACGATGAGGGAAATTCGTCCACGCTTGCCGGCGGGACCACTGGACACGCGGCGGCCCGCCTCGACTGGCCGGGCGCCGCCACGGCCACCGCCGGTCTTGCCGCCCTGACCTACGGCCTGACCCTTGCCTCGGCGCGCGGCTTCGGCAACCGCTGGGTGCTGGCGTCGATCCTCGGCGGTCTGCTGGTGCTGATCGCTTTTGTCGCGCTCGAAGCGAGAACCCGCAATCCGATGATGCCGCTCGACGTGTTCCGTTCACGCGACTTTGTCGGCGCCAATCTCGTCACGCTACTGCTCTACTTCGGCTTGGGCGGTGCGCTGTTCTTCCTGCCGTTCACGCTCATCCGCGCTTACGGTTACAGCGCGACCCAGGCGGGCGCGGCGTTGCTGCCGGTGCCGGTGACCATCGGCCTGCTGTCGCGCTTCACCGGCGGCCTGACGAGCCGCTACGGCGCGCGCGCCTTGCTGACGGCGGGCCCGGTCGTCGCCGCGGCCGGCTTCGCGATGCTCGCGCTGCCGTGGGTCCGCGGCGACTACTGGCGCGGCTTTCTGCCCGCGCTGACCGTGCTCGGGCTCGGCATGACCGTCACCGTTGCGCCGCTCACGACGACCGTGATGACCTCGGTGTCCGCCGCCCGCACGGGTGTCGCTTCGGGCATCAATAACGCGGTGGCGCGGGTGGCGAGCCTGCTGGCGATCGCGGTGCTGGGCATCGTGTTCGTGTGGTCGCACGACGCGGCACTCCATGCGCGGCTCGATGCGCTGCATGTGCCGCAGGCAGCACGCGACGCGGCGAGCCTGGCGCAGATCGGCATGGATACGGGCTCGGCGTCGCCGGCCACCGGGACCAGTGCGTCGAAAGCGAAAACGGGCGCGGCGGATCTGACCGCGGCGCACACCGAATCCGACGCGGCTCCAACAAACGTGGATACGGCGCGAGCGCAGCCCGAGATGACGCGGGCACAAGCCGACGCCCTCGGCGCGGCATTGCGCGCGGTGGCGCTGGTGTCGGCGTTATGCGCGCTGGCTGGTGCAGCGCTGGCGTTTTTGACGATCCGCTCGCAACCGCCGGTGTAG
- a CDS encoding nicotinate phosphoribosyltransferase, with the protein MQNESSGPDDIASILSNPILNTDSYKASHYLQYPPEASAMFSYIESRGGRYDRTLFFGLQMLIKEYLCRPITPAMIEQAKAFFTAHGEPFNEAGWRYIVEHHGGYLPVRIRAVPEGSVVPTHNVLVTVECDDPQVFWLASYLETMLLRVWYPITVATQSWHLRETIRGYLLKSSDDLAQLPFKLHDFGARGVSSAESAAIGGAAHLVSFMGSDTVLGVVAANHYYNETMAAFSVPAAEHSTITSWGRERETDAFRNMIARFGKPGAIVSVVSDSYDLFAALNAWGTELKQAVLDSGGTLVIRPDSGDPQTIVLQTLRALEASFGSVVNGKGRRVLNNVRVIQGDGVNPDSIEATLATMDQAGFATDNIVFGMGGALLQQINRDTQRFAMKCSAIRLGDEWHDVLKDPVTDAGKRSMKGRLTLLKNHHTGEYRTTTLPVAVEGDWEEALVTVFDSGKLLVDMSLAEIRSRAHAHEG; encoded by the coding sequence ATGCAAAACGAGTCCAGCGGTCCCGACGATATCGCGTCGATCCTGTCCAATCCGATCCTCAACACGGATTCGTACAAGGCGTCGCACTACCTGCAATATCCGCCCGAAGCGTCGGCGATGTTTTCATACATCGAATCGCGCGGCGGGCGCTACGACCGCACGCTGTTCTTCGGCCTGCAGATGCTGATCAAGGAATATCTGTGCCGACCGATCACGCCGGCCATGATCGAGCAGGCCAAGGCATTTTTCACGGCGCACGGCGAGCCGTTCAACGAAGCGGGCTGGCGCTACATCGTCGAACATCACGGCGGCTATCTGCCGGTGCGCATCCGTGCGGTGCCGGAAGGCTCGGTCGTGCCGACACACAACGTGCTCGTCACGGTGGAATGCGACGACCCGCAGGTGTTCTGGCTGGCGTCGTATCTGGAGACCATGCTGCTGCGCGTGTGGTATCCGATTACGGTCGCGACACAAAGCTGGCATCTGCGCGAGACGATACGCGGCTATCTGCTGAAGAGCAGCGACGACCTCGCGCAATTGCCGTTCAAGCTGCACGACTTCGGCGCGCGCGGCGTGTCGAGCGCGGAGTCGGCGGCGATCGGCGGCGCGGCGCATCTCGTCAGCTTCATGGGCTCGGATACCGTGCTCGGTGTGGTCGCGGCGAACCACTACTACAACGAAACCATGGCGGCGTTTTCCGTGCCGGCGGCGGAGCACAGCACGATCACCTCGTGGGGCCGCGAGCGCGAAACCGACGCGTTTCGCAACATGATCGCGCGCTTCGGCAAGCCGGGCGCAATCGTGTCGGTGGTATCCGACTCCTATGATCTGTTCGCCGCGCTGAACGCCTGGGGCACGGAGTTAAAGCAGGCGGTGCTCGACTCCGGCGGCACGCTGGTCATCCGGCCCGACTCTGGCGATCCGCAAACCATCGTGCTGCAAACGCTGCGGGCATTGGAGGCGTCGTTCGGATCGGTGGTGAACGGCAAAGGGCGGCGTGTGCTCAACAACGTGCGCGTGATCCAGGGCGACGGCGTCAATCCCGATTCGATCGAAGCAACTCTCGCCACCATGGACCAGGCCGGTTTCGCTACGGACAACATCGTGTTCGGCATGGGCGGTGCGCTGTTGCAGCAGATCAATCGCGACACGCAGCGCTTCGCGATGAAGTGCTCGGCAATCCGGTTAGGCGACGAGTGGCACGACGTGCTCAAGGACCCTGTCACGGACGCCGGAAAGCGCTCCATGAAAGGGCGGCTGACGCTGCTGAAGAATCACCACACGGGCGAGTATCGAACGACCACGCTGCCCGTTGCCGTCGAAGGCGATTGGGAAGAAGCGTTGGTGACAGTGTTCGATTCCGGCAAGCTGCTGGTCGATATGTCGCTTGCTGAAATCAGAAGCCGCGCTCACGCGCACGAAGGCTAA
- a CDS encoding AAA family ATPase: MIDIFLISSSMERAPQIVARLEASGVAYRLRTAHGTARQVRAHDRAIRSADMLIVDDADLGTRDLDGVEEALACTPALHCVLMTAAPSTALLGVAMRVGVRHVLSWPVDADEITTILIQADARKNATSRRAGRVVSLASSKGGSGTTLIAVNLAYSLAALSNRRVLLIDLSQQFGDASLLMADKPPPTTLADLCSQAERLDAALLESCVMHVHANLDVLAGAGDPLKAAELLPAQLERILALARERYDAVLIDVGQSLNPMTIHALDRSDAICMVVRQNLLYLHGGRRMLDIFRELGYPASKVRVVVNHYDKNAQINLSKLEQTLGAKVAHQLPRDDKQANDALSRGVPLVTSARDSTLAQGISLLADMLWPCSAERRKGVLGRLFASRPNVPPQLKPGH, encoded by the coding sequence ATGATCGACATCTTCCTGATTTCATCCAGCATGGAGCGTGCGCCGCAAATCGTCGCTCGCCTCGAGGCAAGTGGTGTGGCCTACCGGTTGCGGACCGCTCACGGCACGGCCCGGCAAGTGCGGGCGCACGACCGTGCGATTCGAAGCGCCGATATGCTCATCGTCGACGACGCCGATCTGGGCACGCGCGATCTGGACGGCGTCGAGGAAGCGCTGGCCTGCACGCCGGCCCTGCATTGCGTGCTGATGACAGCGGCGCCGTCCACTGCTTTGCTGGGCGTGGCGATGCGCGTCGGCGTGCGGCATGTGCTGTCGTGGCCTGTCGACGCCGACGAGATCACCACCATACTCATTCAGGCCGACGCGCGGAAAAACGCCACCAGCCGCCGCGCCGGCCGCGTGGTTTCGCTTGCTTCGAGCAAGGGCGGCAGCGGCACCACGCTGATCGCCGTGAATCTCGCGTATTCGCTCGCCGCGCTGAGCAACCGGCGTGTGCTGCTGATCGACCTGAGCCAGCAATTCGGCGACGCCAGTCTGCTCATGGCGGACAAACCGCCGCCCACCACGCTTGCCGATCTCTGCTCCCAGGCGGAGCGTCTCGACGCCGCGCTACTCGAATCATGCGTGATGCACGTCCACGCAAATCTCGATGTGCTGGCGGGCGCGGGCGATCCGCTCAAGGCCGCCGAACTGCTGCCCGCGCAGTTGGAGCGCATTCTCGCGCTCGCGCGCGAGCGCTATGACGCGGTGCTGATCGACGTCGGGCAGAGCCTGAATCCGATGACGATCCACGCGCTCGATCGCAGCGACGCGATCTGCATGGTGGTGCGTCAGAACCTGCTCTACCTGCACGGCGGGCGCCGCATGCTGGATATTTTCAGGGAACTGGGCTATCCGGCCAGCAAGGTGCGGGTGGTGGTGAATCACTACGACAAGAACGCCCAGATCAACCTGTCGAAGCTCGAACAGACGCTTGGCGCGAAGGTGGCGCATCAGCTTCCGCGCGACGACAAACAGGCCAACGACGCGCTCAGCCGCGGTGTGCCGCTGGTGACGTCGGCGAGAGACAGCACGCTTGCACAAGGCATCAGTCTGCTGGCTGACATGCTGTGGCCGTGCAGCGCCGAGCGCCGCAAAGGCGTGCTCGGCCGGCTGTTCGCCTCGCGGCCGAACGTGCCGCCGCAGCTCAAGCCGGGGCATTGA
- a CDS encoding methyltransferase family protein, which translates to MRAASVEVLARCAAALMFSLFAYAAIKRWQQEPNRITLLLLVVGAFVTLGLSLFARVPMQRDWTPFAFICAVGGTFYFLAVRLAPGVHLVPEMAGAALQVFGIFWELFAKASLRRSFGILPANRGVVSRGAYRFVRHPMYLGYFVMDIGFLLVNFGIQNMIVYGCQFALQVGRILREEKLLSDDESYRAYRSKVRFRVIPGVF; encoded by the coding sequence ATGCGCGCGGCTTCGGTGGAAGTGCTCGCGCGTTGCGCCGCCGCGCTTATGTTCAGTCTCTTCGCCTATGCGGCGATCAAGCGCTGGCAGCAAGAGCCGAATCGCATCACCTTGTTGCTGCTGGTGGTGGGCGCGTTCGTCACGCTAGGCTTGTCGCTGTTTGCGCGCGTGCCGATGCAGCGCGACTGGACGCCGTTCGCTTTCATTTGCGCGGTAGGCGGCACGTTCTATTTTCTGGCTGTGCGGCTCGCACCCGGCGTTCATCTGGTTCCCGAAATGGCCGGCGCGGCGCTGCAGGTGTTCGGCATTTTCTGGGAGTTGTTCGCCAAGGCCTCGTTGCGCAGGTCGTTCGGTATCTTGCCCGCCAATCGCGGCGTGGTGTCTCGCGGCGCGTACCGCTTCGTGCGTCATCCCATGTATCTGGGCTACTTCGTGATGGACATCGGTTTTTTGCTGGTGAACTTCGGGATTCAGAACATGATCGTGTATGGATGCCAGTTCGCCTTGCAGGTGGGCCGCATCTTGCGCGAAGAAAAGCTGTTGTCCGACGACGAGAGCTATCGCGCCTATCGAAGCAAGGTGCGGTTTCGCGTGATTCCCGGCGTGTTTTGA
- a CDS encoding NIPSNAP family protein produces the protein MAITCFIRYQIDPFQRDAFDEYARNWGRIIPRCGGHLIGYFLPHEGTNDIAWGLIAFDSLAAYEAYRARLRADTEARDNFMLAQTKRFILREERTFTEVVEGTLGVPPVRRAAATE, from the coding sequence ATGGCGATTACCTGCTTCATCCGCTACCAGATCGATCCGTTCCAGCGCGATGCCTTCGACGAATACGCCCGCAACTGGGGCCGCATTATTCCGCGCTGCGGCGGCCATCTGATCGGCTATTTCCTGCCGCACGAGGGGACTAACGACATCGCGTGGGGTTTGATCGCGTTCGACAGTCTCGCAGCCTATGAAGCATATCGGGCGAGACTGCGCGCCGATACCGAGGCTCGCGACAATTTCATGCTGGCCCAAACGAAGCGCTTCATTCTGCGCGAGGAGCGCACTTTCACCGAAGTCGTGGAAGGCACTTTGGGTGTGCCGCC
- a CDS encoding sigma-54-dependent transcriptional regulator yields MNTTCTPVDTERTVLYVSNSPDQKLAAFLAASGWQAVHAKSTAVAERMLERGNIKVGLVELPGDCTSQHLSALASCMRRVETNWVAQIAPGQAENELVSRFILDYCFDFVTRPWLNERLVFALGHAHGLSSLRHVEVAPEPSAGRHGMVGQCEAMQQLYRRIDKCGVTDAPVFVAGESGTGKELTAKAIHERSPRAGRPFVAINCAAIPPSLLQAELFGHERGAFTGALQRKIGRIESAHEGTLFLDEIGDMPHECQAVLLRFLQEGTIERLGGNGPINVDARVISATHVDLDKAVEDGRFRSDLYHRLCVLRLVEPPLRERGGDIKLLANYALSMYKQDGARKLRGLSSDAIVAMSNYPWPGNVRELINCVRRAVVMSEGRFITASDLGLPEADNGPAVTLAEIRSKAEKDAIEHALQRHGYKLSEAAAELGISRATLYRLMHANRLHQEPAAGRASNTAGGADADGEAERRAPSLV; encoded by the coding sequence ATGAATACGACTTGCACGCCTGTCGACACGGAACGCACCGTTCTGTATGTGTCGAATTCGCCGGATCAGAAACTCGCCGCTTTTCTGGCGGCGTCTGGCTGGCAAGCGGTGCATGCCAAAAGCACGGCCGTCGCCGAGCGTATGCTCGAACGCGGCAATATCAAGGTCGGCCTGGTCGAACTGCCTGGCGACTGCACGTCCCAACATCTTTCCGCGCTGGCGTCCTGCATGCGGCGCGTCGAAACCAACTGGGTCGCCCAGATCGCGCCAGGGCAGGCGGAAAACGAACTGGTTAGCCGCTTTATCCTCGACTACTGCTTCGACTTCGTGACCCGGCCGTGGCTCAACGAGCGGCTCGTATTCGCGCTTGGCCATGCGCATGGCCTGTCGAGCCTGCGGCATGTGGAAGTCGCGCCGGAGCCTTCGGCCGGCCGGCACGGCATGGTCGGGCAATGCGAGGCGATGCAGCAGTTGTACCGGCGCATCGACAAATGCGGCGTGACCGACGCGCCGGTATTCGTCGCGGGCGAATCCGGCACGGGTAAGGAACTGACCGCCAAGGCGATTCACGAACGCTCGCCGCGCGCCGGGCGCCCCTTCGTCGCGATCAATTGCGCGGCCATTCCGCCGAGCCTGCTGCAAGCCGAACTGTTCGGCCATGAACGCGGCGCGTTTACCGGCGCGCTCCAGCGCAAGATCGGCCGGATCGAGAGCGCGCACGAGGGCACGCTCTTTCTCGATGAAATCGGCGATATGCCGCATGAATGCCAGGCGGTCCTGTTGCGCTTCCTGCAGGAAGGCACGATTGAACGGCTGGGCGGTAACGGCCCGATCAACGTCGATGCGCGGGTGATTTCGGCGACCCACGTCGATCTGGACAAGGCGGTAGAAGACGGGCGCTTCCGCTCCGACCTGTATCACCGCCTATGCGTGCTGCGTCTGGTCGAGCCGCCGTTGCGCGAGCGCGGCGGCGACATCAAGCTGCTCGCCAACTATGCGCTGAGCATGTACAAACAGGACGGCGCGCGCAAACTGCGCGGCCTGTCGAGCGACGCGATCGTCGCCATGTCGAACTATCCGTGGCCGGGCAACGTGCGCGAGCTGATCAATTGTGTGCGCCGCGCCGTGGTCATGAGCGAGGGCCGCTTTATCACGGCCAGCGATCTTGGGCTGCCGGAAGCCGACAACGGGCCGGCCGTGACGCTGGCGGAAATCCGCAGCAAAGCCGAGAAAGATGCGATCGAACACGCTTTGCAGCGGCACGGCTACAAGTTGTCCGAAGCGGCGGCCGAACTCGGCATTTCGCGGGCCACGTTGTATCGGCTGATGCACGCCAACCGGCTGCATCAGGAGCCGGCGGCCGGGCGCGCTTCCAACACCGCCGGCGGTGCGGATGCCGATGGCGAGGCGGAGCGGCGGGCGCCTTCGCTGGTGTGA